A region from the Desulfobotulus mexicanus genome encodes:
- a CDS encoding CBS domain-containing protein has translation MKSVMVKEVMIPLSEYSTVSGEQSLYDAMLVLEEALNRMKATCGEGHRAVLVYDEKNEIVGKLSHLDVLRALEPKYFEVGDGSPMSLGLSRFGLSPKFMKGLLDQFRLWDKPLKDIARKTSKIKVKDVMYTPSAGEYVDEEASLDEGIHQLLLGQHQSLLVTRGEEHATVVGILRLGDVFMKAVELIKEEKEG, from the coding sequence ATGAAAAGTGTTATGGTAAAAGAAGTAATGATCCCCTTAAGTGAATACAGCACCGTTTCCGGCGAACAGAGTCTCTATGATGCCATGCTTGTGCTGGAGGAAGCCCTGAACCGCATGAAGGCCACCTGCGGTGAAGGCCACAGAGCCGTGCTGGTTTATGATGAAAAAAATGAAATTGTGGGCAAACTCAGCCATCTGGATGTGCTGAGGGCCCTGGAACCCAAATATTTTGAAGTCGGCGATGGCAGCCCCATGTCCTTAGGGCTTTCCCGATTCGGTCTGAGCCCCAAATTCATGAAAGGCCTGCTGGATCAGTTCCGGCTCTGGGACAAGCCTCTGAAGGACATTGCCAGAAAAACTTCTAAAATCAAGGTCAAGGATGTCATGTATACCCCGTCCGCCGGTGAGTATGTGGATGAAGAGGCAAGCCTTGATGAAGGAATTCATCAATTACTTCTGGGCCAGCACCAGTCGCTGCTGGTAACCCGGGGGGAAGAGCACGCCACCGTTGTGGGCATTCTTCGCCTTGGTGATGTTTTCATGAAAGCCGTTGAACTGATTAAGGAAGAAAAGGAAGGCTGA
- a CDS encoding MogA/MoaB family molybdenum cofactor biosynthesis protein yields MKLLGKKEHQTIKNLKMAILIVSSTRTPENDKSGNWMAKEIKREGHTLVSRRIIPDDFLAIGGAVLDAVRMDQADAVIVSGGTGLTRMDVTIEACRPLFHKELTAFGPLFARLSFEEIGAAAMLSRASAGSIGESAVFCIPGSLKACKLACRELIFMEVGHLVAHLRN; encoded by the coding sequence GTGAAGCTTCTGGGAAAAAAAGAACATCAGACCATAAAAAATCTGAAGATGGCCATTCTGATTGTATCCAGCACACGAACCCCTGAAAACGATAAAAGCGGCAACTGGATGGCAAAGGAAATCAAACGGGAAGGGCACACGCTGGTTTCCCGAAGAATTATTCCCGACGATTTTCTGGCCATCGGCGGTGCTGTACTGGATGCGGTACGCATGGATCAGGCAGATGCCGTTATTGTCAGCGGTGGTACTGGACTGACCCGTATGGATGTAACCATAGAAGCCTGCCGCCCCCTCTTTCATAAAGAGCTGACCGCCTTTGGTCCCCTTTTTGCCCGCCTTTCCTTTGAAGAAATCGGAGCTGCTGCCATGCTGTCCAGAGCTTCTGCGGGAAGTATCGGCGAAAGTGCCGTTTTCTGCATTCCCGGCAGCCTGAAGGCCTGCAAACTGGCCTGCAGAGAGTTAATTTTCATGGAAGTTGGGCATCTGGTTGCCCACCTGAGAAACTGA
- the pyrR gene encoding bifunctional pyr operon transcriptional regulator/uracil phosphoribosyltransferase PyrR has product MEKQILEARDMDRILTRMAYEILERYPDTDRLALVGIHTRGVFLAERLARYIYEIADLPVKQGTLDITLYRDDWTRISHHPILRSTNIPFDVDGMDVVLVDDVLYTGRTTRAGMDALIDFGRPRHVGLAVLVDRGHRELPIHADFVGRRVETEKHQTVNVRVVEEDGEDLVLVEVL; this is encoded by the coding sequence ATGGAAAAACAGATTCTTGAAGCACGGGACATGGACCGCATCCTGACCCGCATGGCCTATGAAATTCTGGAGCGCTATCCGGATACGGACAGGCTTGCTCTGGTGGGCATCCACACCCGCGGAGTCTTTCTTGCGGAAAGGCTGGCCCGTTATATTTACGAAATTGCAGATCTTCCCGTAAAACAGGGAACCCTGGACATTACCCTCTACAGGGACGACTGGACCCGCATTTCCCATCACCCCATACTGCGTTCCACCAATATCCCCTTTGATGTGGACGGCATGGATGTGGTTCTGGTGGATGATGTTCTGTACACGGGCCGTACCACAAGGGCTGGCATGGATGCCCTCATCGATTTTGGCAGACCCCGCCATGTAGGCCTTGCCGTGCTGGTGGACCGGGGGCATAGGGAGCTTCCCATCCATGCGGATTTTGTTGGCCGGCGTGTGGAAACGGAAAAACATCAGACAGTGAATGTGCGTGTTGTTGAAGAAGACGGAGAAGATCTGGTTCTGGTGGAGGTATTGTGA
- a CDS encoding DMT family transporter produces the protein MRNILFYTFTVLIWGSTWIAITFQLGDMDPMASVALRFCLASLLLLFFCFFRRIRMRFSPKEHIAMALQGFFLFGLNYWFIYLSELHITSGLAAVLFSTIVLMNVINAALFLGNKVRMEAIWAAVLGLTGIVLVFWPELNGFHLSDSGLKGALFCLAGTWLASIGNILSARNQKKSLPIIQTNAFGMGYGGIIMVFFSIVLGKSLIPPFTFTYMSSLFYLAVFGSILAFGCYLSLVGSIGPEKAAYATLLFPIVALGFSTFLEGYQWSISAAAGVVLILGGNFLMMRKKKTIENDNKIFPLPEPDTAPMEKQAA, from the coding sequence ATGCGCAATATTCTTTTTTATACCTTCACGGTTCTCATCTGGGGATCCACCTGGATTGCCATCACCTTTCAGCTGGGAGACATGGACCCCATGGCTTCCGTGGCCCTGCGCTTCTGTCTGGCCTCCCTGCTACTTCTCTTTTTCTGCTTTTTCAGACGGATCCGAATGCGTTTTTCACCCAAAGAACACATTGCCATGGCCCTGCAGGGCTTCTTTCTCTTTGGTCTGAACTACTGGTTCATCTACCTTTCGGAGCTTCACATCACAAGTGGTCTGGCTGCTGTTCTTTTTTCCACCATTGTGCTCATGAATGTAATCAATGCCGCCCTTTTCCTTGGCAACAAGGTCAGGATGGAAGCCATCTGGGCTGCGGTTCTCGGCCTGACTGGCATTGTTCTTGTCTTTTGGCCGGAGCTTAACGGATTTCATCTTTCCGACAGCGGACTCAAGGGGGCTTTATTCTGTCTGGCCGGAACATGGCTGGCCTCCATAGGCAACATACTTTCCGCCAGAAACCAGAAAAAAAGCCTGCCCATAATCCAGACCAACGCCTTTGGCATGGGATATGGCGGTATAATTATGGTCTTTTTTTCCATTGTACTTGGAAAAAGCCTGATTCCTCCCTTCACCTTCACTTATATGAGCTCCCTCTTCTACCTTGCCGTCTTCGGCTCCATTCTGGCCTTTGGCTGTTACCTCAGCCTTGTGGGCAGCATAGGACCGGAAAAGGCCGCCTATGCCACCCTTCTTTTCCCCATTGTGGCCCTTGGTTTTTCAACATTTTTAGAAGGCTATCAGTGGAGTATTTCCGCTGCTGCTGGTGTGGTGCTGATTCTTGGGGGCAATTTCCTCATGATGAGAAAAAAGAAAACCATTGAGAATGACAATAAAATTTTTCCTCTTCCTGAGCCGGATACGGCCCCCATGGAAAAACAGGCGGCATGA
- a CDS encoding PLP-dependent aminotransferase family protein, producing MKRETQDKKYRYEEVQHRMMQMVARAWDKKGEVLLCGSFSKTLAPGYRVGWLAAGRFREQAFRLKIMVSLASASPTQLAVAEFLHSGGYEHHLRHIRRIYAKKTAAMADTIHRHFPAGTRITRPQGGFTLWVEMPESVNSMVLYEKAMAEGISIAPGSLFSTTSHFSHYVRLNAAAWSDRNAWAVETLGKTARTLMDSS from the coding sequence ATGAAAAGGGAAACGCAGGATAAAAAATACCGTTACGAAGAAGTCCAGCACCGCATGATGCAGATGGTGGCGAGGGCCTGGGACAAAAAGGGAGAAGTCCTGCTCTGCGGCTCTTTTTCCAAAACACTGGCTCCGGGCTACCGGGTTGGATGGCTGGCCGCCGGACGTTTCCGGGAGCAGGCCTTCCGCCTCAAAATAATGGTCTCTCTGGCTTCAGCCAGCCCCACCCAGCTTGCCGTGGCAGAATTCCTCCACTCCGGAGGCTATGAGCATCACCTACGCCATATCCGCAGAATCTATGCAAAAAAAACAGCGGCCATGGCCGATACCATCCACCGTCATTTTCCTGCGGGCACCCGCATCACCCGTCCCCAGGGAGGATTCACCCTCTGGGTGGAAATGCCGGAATCCGTCAATTCCATGGTGCTTTATGAAAAAGCCATGGCTGAAGGCATCAGCATTGCGCCCGGCTCCCTTTTTTCCACCACCTCCCATTTCAGCCACTATGTGCGCCTCAATGCGGCCGCATGGTCGGACCGGAACGCATGGGCTGTGGAAACCCTCGGAAAGACAGCCCGGACCCTGATGGACAGTTCCTGA
- a CDS encoding NAD(P)H-hydrate dehydratase codes for MLVIAGTVPDLNFPLVTGPARLEGDSLKVGDHLIPVLRGTPALVAAAIRTAEVVGDQSPHVILAGDTGRGGGSRLVYRHIVENAQSFAGTTLTFHYLQPDVDWHNRILMALDALSLQPVRIADAGFMYAAKMSGYAASYDLFTPDVGELAFLADEKAPHPFYTRGFILHQDQNAPELIERAYAHDNAARYLLVKGAVDMFASGEKIHWRIDSPGCEVMEAMGGTGDTITGMASALIASGIDMEKGCHMAALANRHAGMLTSPTPATQVAEIVRAIPQALASLQKG; via the coding sequence ATGCTTGTGATTGCAGGAACCGTACCCGATCTGAACTTTCCTCTGGTTACAGGACCGGCCCGCCTTGAGGGCGACAGTCTGAAGGTGGGAGATCATCTTATCCCCGTTCTCAGGGGTACACCAGCCCTTGTGGCTGCGGCCATCCGGACGGCGGAGGTTGTGGGAGACCAATCTCCCCATGTGATTCTGGCAGGAGATACGGGCAGAGGCGGAGGCAGCCGTCTTGTCTATCGGCACATAGTGGAAAATGCCCAGAGCTTTGCAGGCACAACCCTTACCTTCCACTATCTCCAGCCCGACGTGGACTGGCACAACCGCATCCTCATGGCTCTGGATGCCCTTTCCCTGCAGCCTGTGCGCATTGCGGATGCAGGATTCATGTATGCTGCAAAAATGAGCGGTTATGCCGCATCCTATGATCTTTTCACCCCTGATGTGGGCGAGCTGGCCTTCCTTGCCGATGAAAAAGCGCCCCATCCCTTTTATACCAGAGGCTTTATTCTCCATCAGGATCAGAACGCGCCGGAACTCATAGAAAGGGCCTATGCCCATGACAATGCCGCAAGGTACCTTCTGGTGAAGGGGGCTGTTGACATGTTTGCCTCCGGAGAAAAAATTCACTGGCGCATAGACAGCCCCGGCTGCGAAGTGATGGAGGCCATGGGCGGCACAGGAGACACCATCACGGGAATGGCCTCCGCCCTTATTGCTTCGGGTATTGATATGGAAAAGGGCTGCCACATGGCAGCCCTTGCCAACCGCCATGCAGGAATGCTGACAAGCCCCACACCCGCAACCCAGGTGGCGGAAATTGTCCGGGCCATTCCACAGGCTCTGGCAAGCTTGCAGAAGGGCTGA
- a CDS encoding DUF3343 domain-containing protein, translated as MFFRKLFGRKKAKTSRADRGMLLFDHTSDVIQAENILKAEGWTIKVMGPPPEIQRGCDLVVEFPLMEQMRILETLKSAKVHPVDVVPVTGPLLSPVDLFHTKDFGEYLMVRAANMKITIEKKSRMIVNISGGGCPDVPFLADQLTGKILEDAPQPREIGHTLCGYALQLAYEEIKRQCL; from the coding sequence ATGTTTTTCAGAAAACTCTTCGGTAGAAAAAAAGCAAAGACTTCCCGGGCCGACCGGGGCATGCTCCTTTTTGACCACACCTCCGATGTGATACAGGCGGAAAATATTCTCAAGGCCGAGGGCTGGACCATTAAAGTCATGGGACCACCACCGGAAATCCAGAGGGGATGCGACCTTGTGGTGGAATTTCCCCTCATGGAACAGATGCGCATTCTGGAAACCCTGAAAAGCGCCAAGGTTCACCCCGTGGACGTGGTGCCCGTAACCGGGCCTCTCCTTTCCCCTGTGGATCTTTTCCACACCAAGGATTTCGGAGAATACCTCATGGTCCGGGCAGCCAACATGAAAATCACCATAGAGAAAAAAAGCCGCATGATTGTAAATATTTCCGGTGGAGGTTGCCCGGATGTGCCCTTTCTGGCGGACCAGCTAACGGGCAAAATTCTGGAAGATGCCCCCCAGCCCCGGGAAATCGGGCATACCCTCTGCGGATATGCTCTGCAGCTTGCCTATGAGGAGATCAAACGCCAATGCTTGTGA
- a CDS encoding sulfurtransferase TusA family protein, protein MTEILDERGLSCPQPVLDTLKALPSVQGGKLSVLVDTEAARENVARAAESKGWQLASVEEKDGEYTLHLVKNA, encoded by the coding sequence ATGACAGAAATTCTTGATGAACGGGGACTTTCCTGCCCCCAACCCGTACTGGACACCCTGAAAGCCCTGCCCTCGGTTCAGGGTGGAAAACTAAGCGTACTGGTGGACACGGAAGCCGCAAGGGAAAATGTGGCCAGAGCCGCCGAATCCAAAGGATGGCAACTGGCATCCGTGGAGGAAAAAGATGGCGAATACACCCTGCATCTGGTAAAAAACGCCTGA
- the yedE gene encoding YedE family putative selenium transporter, which yields MKNYFSTRWGIIAVGALIGLLAALLQKMGNPPNMGICVACFERDIAGALGLHRAEVVQYMRPEIMGFVLGSLVAALLARDFRPRTGSAPVIRFALGFFAMIGALIFLGCPWRALLRLAGGDWNAIFGLLGLAGGVFIGTLFLRGGYNLGPAKKAPKFVGFAMPLIMAGLLVLAFMNPPMAGEGKSGVLFYSLKGPGAMYAPLLIALAIGLLVGGLAQRSRFCTMGALRDLILFKQMHLFSGLIALVAVAFLANLAFGQFNPGFEGQPVAHSMGIWNFMGMVLAGLAFVLAGGCPGRQLFLSGEGDGDAAIFVVGMIVGAAFAHNFAMASSPAGIGANGITGLVIGLVVCLGIGFFGMRKQA from the coding sequence ATGAAAAACTATTTTTCCACCCGATGGGGCATCATTGCCGTAGGTGCCCTCATCGGCCTTCTGGCGGCACTTTTGCAAAAAATGGGAAACCCGCCCAACATGGGGATCTGTGTGGCCTGCTTTGAAAGGGACATTGCAGGGGCTTTAGGTCTGCACAGAGCAGAGGTGGTGCAGTACATGCGCCCTGAAATCATGGGCTTTGTACTCGGCTCCCTTGTGGCAGCCCTTCTTGCCAGGGATTTTCGGCCCCGCACTGGCTCAGCACCCGTGATTCGCTTTGCCTTAGGCTTTTTTGCCATGATCGGTGCCCTTATTTTCCTTGGTTGTCCATGGCGGGCTTTGCTCCGGCTGGCCGGCGGGGACTGGAATGCAATTTTTGGACTTTTAGGGCTTGCGGGTGGTGTTTTCATCGGCACCCTCTTCCTGAGGGGCGGCTACAATCTGGGGCCTGCAAAAAAAGCTCCGAAATTTGTGGGCTTTGCCATGCCCCTTATCATGGCAGGCCTTCTGGTTCTGGCCTTTATGAATCCACCCATGGCAGGAGAAGGTAAAAGCGGGGTTCTCTTCTACAGCCTCAAAGGCCCCGGTGCCATGTATGCCCCACTTTTAATCGCCCTTGCCATAGGCCTTCTTGTGGGTGGTCTTGCCCAGAGAAGCCGTTTCTGCACCATGGGTGCCCTGCGGGATCTCATCCTTTTTAAACAGATGCACCTCTTCTCAGGACTCATAGCCCTTGTGGCGGTGGCTTTTCTTGCCAATCTTGCCTTCGGGCAGTTTAATCCGGGATTTGAGGGCCAGCCCGTGGCCCACAGCATGGGGATATGGAACTTCATGGGAATGGTGCTGGCAGGCCTTGCCTTTGTTCTGGCAGGGGGTTGCCCCGGCCGTCAGCTCTTTCTTTCCGGAGAGGGGGACGGAGACGCAGCCATCTTTGTGGTGGGCATGATTGTGGGTGCCGCCTTTGCCCATAACTTTGCCATGGCCAGTTCTCCTGCGGGTATCGGTGCCAACGGCATCACGGGCCTTGTCATCGGCCTTGTGGTCTGCCTTGGGATAGGTTTTTTTGGCATGCGGAAACAGGCCTGA
- a CDS encoding YqaA family protein produces MLRRLYNWVLSWADSPWGVLALFIIAFAESSFFPIPPDILLIALCVGRPSRAFFYAGVCTAGSVLGGIAGYGIGWFFMGSIGAPIVAFYGAEEQVARIGELYNNYDAWAVAIAGFSPIPYKVFTIAAGMFAISLPVFITASVFSRAARFFLVAVLIWKFGPGIRAFIERYFDRLAILFVILLIGGFLLIRFVG; encoded by the coding sequence GTGCTGCGTCGTCTCTATAACTGGGTTTTAAGCTGGGCGGACTCCCCGTGGGGAGTTCTGGCCCTTTTTATAATTGCCTTTGCAGAATCCTCATTTTTTCCCATTCCACCGGATATTCTTCTCATTGCCCTCTGTGTGGGAAGGCCTTCCAGAGCCTTTTTTTATGCTGGGGTCTGTACGGCAGGTTCTGTCCTTGGTGGCATTGCAGGCTATGGTATAGGCTGGTTTTTTATGGGCAGCATAGGCGCACCCATTGTCGCCTTTTACGGGGCAGAGGAGCAGGTGGCCCGCATCGGAGAGCTTTACAATAATTATGATGCCTGGGCCGTTGCCATTGCAGGATTCTCTCCCATACCTTATAAAGTTTTCACCATTGCTGCAGGCATGTTTGCCATCAGTCTGCCGGTTTTTATCACAGCTTCTGTTTTTTCCAGGGCTGCACGTTTTTTTCTCGTTGCGGTTCTTATCTGGAAATTCGGCCCCGGTATACGGGCCTTTATCGAACGTTACTTTGACAGACTGGCCATTCTTTTTGTGATACTTCTGATAGGTGGTTTTCTGCTGATTCGCTTTGTCGGCTAG
- the gmd gene encoding GDP-mannose 4,6-dehydratase, translated as MKKALVTGVTGQDGAYLARLLLNKNYEVYGAYRRSSSSNFWRMESLGVLEHPNLHLVEYDLTDAAASVRLVEDIEPDEIYNLAAQSFVGVSFDQPLATAHITGLGPVNLLEAIRIVNPKIRFYQASTSEMFGKALQSPQNEKTPFYPGNPYGAAKLYAHWMTVNYRDAYGIFAASGILFNHESPLRGMEFVTRKISDTVAKISLGKKGTLELGNMNARRDWGYAEEYVEGMWKMLQVEKPGSYVLATGRTHTVREFVNLAFRASGMEILWRGEGLDEEGFDRDTGKVRVRVNPKFYRPTEVDVLVGDASRAKKELGWDSHTGLEELCRMMVEADYRRHRDGLCF; from the coding sequence ATGAAAAAAGCACTGGTTACGGGAGTAACAGGCCAGGACGGGGCTTATCTTGCAAGATTGCTTCTGAATAAAAACTATGAGGTTTACGGGGCTTATCGCCGTAGCAGTTCCTCAAATTTCTGGCGTATGGAATCTCTGGGCGTGCTGGAGCATCCCAACCTTCACCTTGTGGAGTATGATCTCACCGATGCTGCGGCTTCGGTGAGGCTGGTGGAAGATATAGAGCCGGATGAAATCTACAATCTGGCAGCCCAGAGTTTTGTGGGGGTGTCCTTTGACCAGCCCCTGGCAACAGCCCATATTACGGGTCTTGGGCCTGTTAATCTTCTGGAAGCCATCCGCATTGTGAATCCAAAGATTCGGTTTTATCAGGCTTCCACTTCAGAAATGTTTGGAAAAGCCCTGCAATCTCCCCAGAATGAAAAAACGCCCTTTTATCCCGGCAATCCCTATGGCGCGGCCAAGCTTTATGCCCACTGGATGACGGTGAATTACAGGGATGCTTATGGTATTTTTGCCGCCAGCGGTATTCTTTTCAACCATGAATCCCCTTTGCGGGGCATGGAGTTTGTCACCCGTAAAATCAGCGATACCGTTGCAAAGATCAGCCTTGGAAAAAAAGGCACTCTGGAGCTGGGGAATATGAATGCCCGTCGGGACTGGGGGTATGCCGAAGAATATGTAGAGGGAATGTGGAAGATGCTGCAGGTGGAAAAACCCGGCTCCTATGTCTTGGCCACGGGGCGTACCCATACCGTACGGGAATTTGTTAATCTGGCTTTCCGGGCCTCGGGTATGGAAATTCTGTGGCGGGGCGAGGGGCTGGATGAAGAAGGCTTTGATCGGGATACGGGAAAGGTCCGTGTGCGGGTGAATCCTAAGTTCTATCGCCCGACGGAGGTGGATGTTCTTGTTGGTGATGCTTCCAGGGCAAAGAAGGAGCTGGGCTGGGATTCCCATACTGGCTTGGAGGAACTTTGCCGCATGATGGTGGAAGCGGACTATAGAAGACACCGGGACGGGCTTTGTTTTTAG
- a CDS encoding glycosyltransferase, which yields MTQTVLLVNKFYSPSIGGIETAVRQYAHWYREMGYRVIILCCSHTPQKKTVKETIQGIEIIRTASMGNLFSVPISLPFFKYFFQLAPLCNLLHINLQFPWASMAFCLMKKKISGRTIISYHCDVYRQKKLKLITYLFDRKAVRDADTVITGSQILRERSEVLSKIKRTVKILPYSINLLQLDKYLNQQLIPLPDAFCSKGYYIFFGRMVNYKGVRIIEKAFMKLMLENKAVNLLVFGIGPESHRFHNLVKNYPENIIFYNQTFSQQKKYQMLKGAKAFLFPSQYPSEAFGIAQLDAMAMKKTIINTKLPTGVNWAAPDGVCAITIEAGNVKALAEAMQGCEEGKFNLQELGEAGRKRVEDYFDEAVIKKEFFKIVNSTLNKKNFTITDKIH from the coding sequence ATGACACAGACCGTACTTCTGGTAAACAAGTTTTACTCTCCATCCATCGGTGGAATAGAAACAGCCGTCAGGCAATACGCCCACTGGTATCGTGAGATGGGATACAGGGTCATTATTCTCTGCTGCTCCCATACCCCACAGAAAAAAACAGTAAAAGAAACCATTCAGGGAATAGAGATTATCCGCACGGCATCCATGGGTAATCTCTTTTCCGTACCCATAAGTCTTCCCTTTTTTAAATATTTTTTCCAATTGGCCCCATTGTGCAACCTGCTTCACATCAACCTGCAGTTTCCATGGGCAAGTATGGCTTTCTGCCTCATGAAAAAAAAGATCTCAGGCCGAACCATAATATCCTATCACTGTGATGTTTATCGTCAGAAAAAACTAAAGCTCATAACCTATCTCTTTGACCGCAAAGCGGTTCGGGATGCAGATACTGTAATAACAGGAAGTCAGATCCTAAGAGAAAGATCTGAAGTTCTATCAAAAATAAAACGTACTGTAAAAATACTGCCATATTCCATCAACCTTTTACAGTTAGACAAATATCTGAACCAACAGCTGATTCCTCTGCCTGATGCATTCTGCTCTAAAGGATACTATATTTTCTTTGGCCGCATGGTAAATTATAAAGGTGTCAGAATCATAGAAAAAGCCTTCATGAAACTTATGCTTGAAAACAAAGCTGTTAATCTTCTGGTTTTCGGTATTGGCCCGGAAAGTCATCGTTTTCACAATCTTGTAAAAAATTATCCTGAAAACATAATCTTTTACAATCAAACCTTTTCACAGCAGAAAAAATACCAGATGCTGAAGGGTGCAAAAGCCTTTCTCTTCCCATCTCAATACCCGTCCGAGGCCTTTGGTATAGCCCAGCTTGATGCCATGGCCATGAAAAAAACCATCATCAATACAAAACTCCCAACGGGAGTAAACTGGGCAGCACCGGACGGTGTATGCGCCATAACCATTGAAGCCGGGAACGTAAAAGCCCTTGCGGAAGCCATGCAAGGATGCGAAGAAGGTAAATTCAATCTGCAGGAACTGGGGGAGGCAGGAAGAAAACGGGTGGAAGATTATTTTGACGAAGCAGTAATAAAAAAAGAATTTTTTAAAATCGTTAACTCAACCTTAAATAAAAAAAACTTTACAATTACTGATAAAATTCATTAA
- a CDS encoding glycosyltransferase family 4 protein, producing MRILLGLDPLRPPLTGIGSYTKHLAEELIRMPDLEVGGYGFGNIFSPEKMIKLLSATYLLQNKSATGQDHIKNRLREIPGAYALLKTLMHRSMKQKLEHSNLKFLCHAPDFILPRSSGRNVVTIHDLSHLKYPETHPPARVKWLKKMLPETLRRASGIITVSEYIRKELLESGLIPDGKPVYAIPNGCSAGFHPRNRDMVLPTLAKYKLGWRRFILGVGTLEPRKNPSGLVEAYLKLPDEVTESFPLILVGVKGWKNQQLNKILSHVTPVKNIHLTGYLPEKEVQELTASAAVFVYPSLYEGFGLPVLEAMASGTAVLTSNRGALAELGEKGAMLVNPEKPSAISKSMEIMLTDPEENRKWQKAGRKKAALYSWKKCATMTSDVYRMVNG from the coding sequence ATGCGAATCCTTCTGGGCCTGGACCCGCTTCGCCCTCCCCTTACAGGTATCGGCAGTTACACAAAGCATCTGGCAGAAGAGCTGATCCGTATGCCGGACCTGGAAGTTGGAGGGTATGGATTCGGAAATATATTTTCTCCTGAAAAAATGATAAAATTGCTGTCTGCAACTTATCTTTTACAAAATAAATCAGCCACAGGACAGGACCACATCAAAAACAGGCTCAGGGAAATACCAGGAGCCTATGCCCTGCTTAAAACCCTTATGCATAGAAGCATGAAACAAAAGCTGGAACACTCCAATCTCAAATTTCTCTGCCATGCACCGGATTTTATACTCCCCCGCTCGTCCGGTAGAAATGTTGTCACCATACATGACCTTTCCCATCTGAAATATCCTGAAACACATCCCCCCGCACGGGTAAAATGGCTTAAAAAAATGCTGCCTGAAACCCTCAGGCGGGCATCTGGCATAATTACTGTCTCTGAATATATCCGAAAAGAACTACTGGAATCAGGACTGATACCGGATGGCAAACCCGTTTATGCCATACCCAACGGCTGCTCTGCTGGCTTTCACCCAAGAAACCGTGATATGGTATTGCCAACCTTAGCAAAGTACAAGCTTGGCTGGCGCAGATTCATCCTCGGCGTAGGCACTCTGGAGCCCAGAAAAAATCCATCGGGTCTTGTGGAAGCCTACCTGAAACTACCGGATGAAGTGACTGAATCATTCCCTCTGATTCTTGTGGGTGTCAAAGGCTGGAAAAACCAACAACTAAATAAAATACTTAGTCATGTCACTCCCGTAAAAAACATTCACCTCACAGGATATCTGCCCGAAAAGGAAGTACAGGAGCTGACGGCATCTGCGGCTGTCTTTGTTTATCCATCGCTTTATGAAGGCTTCGGCCTGCCCGTTCTGGAGGCAATGGCAAGCGGCACTGCAGTCCTGACTTCCAACAGAGGAGCCCTTGCTGAACTTGGAGAAAAAGGGGCAATGCTTGTAAATCCGGAAAAGCCCTCAGCCATAAGCAAGTCCATGGAGATCATGCTGACAGACCCTGAAGAAAACAGGAAGTGGCAAAAGGCCGGGAGGAAAAAAGCAGCCCTGTATTCCTGGAAAAAATGCGCCACTATGACCTCAGATGTTTACAGGATGGTCAATGGCTGA